The Deefgea tanakiae DNA segment GCGTTTTTGAGCCTTATGTTACATCTAAGACCAAAGGCACGGGACTGGGTTTAGCGATCGTGAAAAAAATCATCGAAGAACATCACGGACGCGTTCAGGTGGGTAATGCCACCGGTGCTTACGTTAGGATCGAGCTGCCGCTCTGGGAGGAAACAACTAGTGGCTAATCAAGATATATTAATCGTCGACGACGAAATCGGCATCCGCGAACTTTTATCTGAAATTTTGCTGGATGAAGGGTATAGCGTTGCACTCGCTGAAAATGCAGAGGCTGCACGTCAATACCGTAACCAAGGCGAGCCCCGCCTCGTTTTATTAGATATCTGGATGCCAGATACGGATGGTGTGACGTTGCTCAAAGAATGGGCACGCAACGGCCAACTCACGATGCCCGTCGTCATGATGTCAGGTCATGCGACTGTCGATACCGCCGTTGAAGCGACCCGCATTGGCGCTTTGGATTTCCTCGAAAAGCCAATTGGTTTGCAAAAATTATTGGCGACCGTAAAGCGGGCTTTTTCACAGCCTGCCAATGCGGTAAAGCCGACACAGGGTTTGCAGAGCCTCGGCAATAGCACAGCGATCAACTCGCTGCGTGAGGCGCTTGACCAGGTTGCAAGCCAAACCCTGCCTATTACCCTCACCGGCGAACCAGGATCCGGCTTTGAAACGTGTGCGCGACATTTAACGCGTCCAAACACTCCTTTCATTTCGCCAAGTTCGAACGAAGAACTCGCCTTACCGCCACAAGATATTTTGAATCGCGCCACAGGTGGAACAATCTTCGTGCGGGATATTGCGTGGCTAGACCGCAAGGCGCAAGCAGGATTACTCAATCTGCTGCCAAAGCTTGAGAAATACAAAATTCGTTTGGTCACTGCATCAAGCCGCCCGCTCGATCAGCTCATCAATCAGTGCGAACCTGAACTAGTACGCCAGCTCACACAGATTATTATTGCGGTTCCACCATTGCGAGCTCATGCAGAAGATGTAGCGGCTTTAGCTGAAGCTTTGCTCGCACAAACGGTCAGCAGTAATAAATTAGGGCCACGTCGTTTTTCTAAGTCAGCACTGCAATTGCTCAGCCAGCAAGAATGGCCGGGCAATATTGATCAACTGGCTAATGTGGTAAAAAGTCTGGCGATCACAGGGCGCGATGGTGATATTGATATCTTGCCTGTGAGCCGTTTGCTGACTCAGCTCTCGCCAAACTCG contains these protein-coding regions:
- a CDS encoding sigma-54-dependent transcriptional regulator, encoding MANQDILIVDDEIGIRELLSEILLDEGYSVALAENAEAARQYRNQGEPRLVLLDIWMPDTDGVTLLKEWARNGQLTMPVVMMSGHATVDTAVEATRIGALDFLEKPIGLQKLLATVKRAFSQPANAVKPTQGLQSLGNSTAINSLREALDQVASQTLPITLTGEPGSGFETCARHLTRPNTPFISPSSNEELALPPQDILNRATGGTIFVRDIAWLDRKAQAGLLNLLPKLEKYKIRLVTASSRPLDQLINQCEPELVRQLTQIIIAVPPLRAHAEDVAALAEALLAQTVSSNKLGPRRFSKSALQLLSQQEWPGNIDQLANVVKSLAITGRDGDIDILPVSRLLTQLSPNSQEATLGVAPQAMPLPQIDLDLPLREARDQFERFYLERQIELSNGNMSRVAERIGLERTHLYRKLKQLGIQMPRKQRATEEQ